In Parasegetibacter sp. NRK P23, the genomic stretch TTATTACCTCCACACTCGTGAACGAAGCGCTGGGCGGAGGTTTCTCCTTTTCCGTGGCCGTGGCCGCGCATACCGGTATCGGCACCTTACCCATTTTGTATTTCGGAACACCGGAGCAGAAGCAACAATACATTACCAAACTCGCAACTGGTGAGTGGAAAGGCGCTTACGGCCTAACTGAACCCAACAGCGGCAGTGATGCGCTGGGCGCGAAAACAACGGCCACATTAAGTGCAGATGGAAAACACTACCTGTTGAATGGCCAGAAATGCTGGATCACCAACGGCGGCTTCGCCGATGTGTATACCGTATTCGCGAAAGTGGATGGCGATAAATTCACAGCATTTATTGTAGAGCGCGGTTTTGAAGGGTTCACCCAGGGGGTAGAGGAGCATAAGATGGGCATCAAGGGTTCATCTACCGTACAATTGTATTTCCAGGACTGCAAAGTGCCCGTTGAAAATGTATTGGGAGAAATCGGTCGCGGGCACATTATCGCGTTCAATATCCTGAATATCGGAAGGTTGAAACTCTGTGCTGCAGCTTTGGGCGGGGCGAAGAGAGCCATCACCACCAGTATTGAATACGCGAAAACCCGCGAGCAGTTCAAACAGCCCATCAGTAATTTCGGGGCCATCAAAGAGAAGCTGGCCCGCATGGCCATTGAATGTTGGGTAGCCGAAAGCTCACTCTACCGCACAGCGAAATGGATCGACGATAAAGAAGTGGAACTGCTGAACGAAGGCAAGCCCTTTAATGAAGCGCTGTTGGGTGCGGCTGAAGAATTCGCCATAGAATGCGCCATGCTGAAAGTGCACGGCAGCGAAATGCTCGACCTGATCGTGGATGAGGGCGTGCAGATTCATGGAGGCAATGGCTTCAGCGACGAATACATTATCTCAAAAGCCTACCGCGACAGCCGCATCAACCGCATTTATGAAGGCACCAATGAGATCAACCGACTGCTTACCGTGGACATGGTTCTGAAGCGCGCCATGAAAGGCAAACTCGATCTGATGGGACCAGCCATGGCCGTGCAGAAAGAACTGATGAGTATACCGGATTTTGGCAGCGGGGATGAACAAGCTTTTGAGAAAGAACACAAACTAGTGGCCAGCTTCAAAAAAGCGATCCTGATGACTGCCGGTGCCGCCGTGCAAAAACTGATGATGAAAATTGAACAGGAGCAGGAAATCCTGATGAACATAGCCGATATGGCGATCCTCACCTTCAACGCGGAAAGTGCCCTGCTCCGCGCCGAAAGGCTGGTGCAGCAGAAAGGCGAGGCGGCCTGTGCTTACGAACTGGATATCGTTCATACTTACCTCTACGATGCCGCTGATAAGATCAACAAAGCTGGCAAAGATGCCGTGAACGCCTTCGCCGAGGGGGATGAATTGCGCATGATGCTGCTCGGGCTCAAACGCTTCACCAAAGCAGAGCCTTTCAACAGCAAGGCGGCAAAAAGAAATATCGCAGAGAAATTGATTGCAGAAGGGAAGTATCCGTTGTAGCCTCACCCCAACCCCTCTCCGGCGCGGAGAGGGGCGTCCCAATATGTTTGTTCTTACCGAAATGTTAGCGCCGGGTCGTTACGTTGAGTTTTTAAACGGCGCTCACGTCGGTTAAAACACGGTACCCGGTGGCACCGCTATAGCGGTGCCACCGGGTACCGTGTTTTAACGGTTATGCATCAATGCTATCGTAGACTACCACTTTCTCCCACAGATGGGCGCAATCGGCGATGAACTTCAGGTGCAGCGGATCTTCCTGGTAAGCCTCCTGTGCTTCGGGTGTATCGAACGTAAGCATCCACGAAACGGAGTACGATTTTTCGATCACGGGCCTGTTTGTATTGGCCGGAACACCGATATGGAAGCTCTTGATGGACTTCGCTTTCGAGAGGTCTTTCAATCCTTTGATCAGTTGGTCCCTGTTTTCAGTGCCGGCTCCTTTGATGAGCCAGAAAAATACATGGTGTATGAACATGGTTTAACGATTTAATTGTTGTGCGGCGGCTT encodes the following:
- a CDS encoding acyl-CoA dehydrogenase family protein, with product MSTAANTTAAALKGGEWLIKESKAENTFIPEKFNEEQLMVKEMCASFLDAEVLPIIDRIDKLEPGLMPSLVEKAGEQGLLGTSIPEEFGGLGKDFITSTLVNEALGGGFSFSVAVAAHTGIGTLPILYFGTPEQKQQYITKLATGEWKGAYGLTEPNSGSDALGAKTTATLSADGKHYLLNGQKCWITNGGFADVYTVFAKVDGDKFTAFIVERGFEGFTQGVEEHKMGIKGSSTVQLYFQDCKVPVENVLGEIGRGHIIAFNILNIGRLKLCAAALGGAKRAITTSIEYAKTREQFKQPISNFGAIKEKLARMAIECWVAESSLYRTAKWIDDKEVELLNEGKPFNEALLGAAEEFAIECAMLKVHGSEMLDLIVDEGVQIHGGNGFSDEYIISKAYRDSRINRIYEGTNEINRLLTVDMVLKRAMKGKLDLMGPAMAVQKELMSIPDFGSGDEQAFEKEHKLVASFKKAILMTAGAAVQKLMMKIEQEQEILMNIADMAILTFNAESALLRAERLVQQKGEAACAYELDIVHTYLYDAADKINKAGKDAVNAFAEGDELRMMLLGLKRFTKAEPFNSKAAKRNIAEKLIAEGKYPL
- a CDS encoding Dabb family protein; this translates as MFIHHVFFWLIKGAGTENRDQLIKGLKDLSKAKSIKSFHIGVPANTNRPVIEKSYSVSWMLTFDTPEAQEAYQEDPLHLKFIADCAHLWEKVVVYDSIDA